Proteins encoded together in one Vitis vinifera cultivar Pinot Noir 40024 chromosome 4, ASM3070453v1 window:
- the LOC104878984 gene encoding LOB domain-containing protein 22-like, which yields MKVSESEPSAAAGRHGSQACAACKYQRRKCKPECPLAPFFPSHDKERFRNVHKLFGVANVTKILQEIPPSFREIAMKCIIYDSSARAIAPVGGLGEVGLGLEQLIAVHMAELEAVRGQLEAFRAMERANGEGGCDASAQCETTSFVCGGQSSMDECEGVMEVSGHGGLSLRFNSSRFEFFV from the coding sequence ATGAAAGTGAGCGAAAGCGAACCGTCCGCCGCCGCCGGCCGTCACGGTTCCCAAGCTTGCGCTGCATGCAAGTATCAACGTAGAAAATGTAAACCCGAATGCCCATTAGCCCCGTTTTTTCCTTCGCATGATAAGGAGAGATTCCGTAACGTTCACAAGCTTTTTGGGGTGGCCAACGTCACCAAAATCCTCCAAGAAATTCCCCCCAGTTTCAGAGAAATCGCCATGAAATGTATTATCTATGATTCTTCTGCGCGTGCAATTGCACCAGTGGGTGGGCTGGGGGAGGTGGGTTTGGGTTTGGAGCAGTTGATTGCAGTTCACATGGCGGAATTGGAGGCGGTTCGTGGGCAACTCGAGGCATTTCGGGCCATGGAGAGAGCGAATGGGGAGGGGGGTTGTGATGCGTCGGCGCAGTgtgaaacgacgtcgtttgtGTGTGGTGGGCAGTCGAGTATGGACGAGTGTGAAGGTGTGATGGAGGTCAGTGGTCATGGAGGCCTGTCACTGCGCTTTAACTCCTCCAGGTTTGAGTTCTTTGTCTGA
- the LOC100250812 gene encoding probable leucine-rich repeat receptor-like protein kinase At1g68400, translating into MAMRRLCVTILIFSLLQLSLCNPDFTALLAFKSSSDHFNSLSSWSNSTHPCSGSWLGVTCNNGQVTHLVLDRLNLTGSTRALSRLPQLRLLSLNHNRLSSVVNLSSWPNLKHLYLSDNRFSGEFPAGVSSIRRIRRLVLSHNNFSGEIPMNKLTQLRHLLTLRLEENSFTGTLSSNSSSSSIYDFNVSGNNLAGEIPAWLSQFPLSSFARNAKLCGKPLGYSCSNGPTKTSKRKRRVSDALILVIIIFDAVAGVGIIMTVGWCCYRSMSRRRTGVHREMGGSDGAPRERNEMVMFEGCKGFSKVDDLLKASAELLGKGSVGSTYKVVMEGGGVVAVKRVREGLKRREIDGLMKEIGGLRHRNIVSLRAYYFSRDELLLVYDFLPNGSLHSLLHGNRGPGRTPLDWTTRLKLASGAARGLAFLHGCNKSKLTHGHLTSSNIIVDTSGNACIADIGLHHFLPAQSSSSDNAYTPPELAVNHHHAKLSQKADVYSFGVVLLEILTGKMVVGEGETSLAKWVEMRQEEEWTWEVFDFELWRYKEMEQEMKALLQIALLCLAPLPRDRPKMSMMHKMIEDIRMKGGQKDGVVHSPLSSGYSSQSESTPNFTSS; encoded by the exons ATGGCGATGAGGCGACTGTGTGTGACAattctcattttctctctcctccaACTTTCTCTCTGTAACCCTGACTTCACTGCCTTGCTGGCTTTCAAATCGTCTTCAGACCACTTCAATTCGCTCTCCTCCTGGTCCAATTCAACTCACCCCTGTTCCGGGTCGTGGCTCGGCGTCACCTGCAACAATGGCCAAGTCACCCACCTCGTTCTCGACCGCCTCAACCTCACCGGGTCCACTCGGGCCCTCTCTCGCCTCCCTCAGCTCCGGCTTCTTAGCCTCAACCACAACCGCCTCTCCTCTGTTGTCAACCTCTCTTCCTGGCCCAACCTCAAGCACCTCTACCTCTCTGACAACCGCTTCTCCGGAGAATTCCCCGCTGGCGTGTCCAGCATCCGTCGCATCCGGCGCCTCGTCCTCTCCCACAACAACTTCTCCGGAGAAATTCCGATGAATAAATTGACTCAGTTGCGTCACTTGCTAACCCTAAGACTCGAAGAGAATTCATTCACTGGCACGCTCTCGtcaaattcttcttcttcttcaatttaCGATTTCAACGTCTCCGGCAACAATCTCGCCGGCGAAATCCCGGCATGGCTGTCGCAGTTCCCTTTGTCGTCGTTCGCCAGAAACGCGAAGCTATGCGGGAAGCCGTTGGGGTACAGTTGTTCGAATGGTCCCACAAAAACGAGTAAGAGAAAAAGGAGAGTGAGTGATGCACTGATCCTCGTGATCATCATCTTCGATGCGGTGGCGGGCGTGGGGATAATCATGACCGTTGGATGGTGCTGTTACAGGAGCATGAGCAGGAGGAGAACTGGGGTCCATAGAGAAATGGGGGGCTCTGATGGGGCACCCAGAGAAAGAAACGAGATGGTGATGTTTGAAGGGTGTAAGGGTTTCTCTAAGGTGGATGATCTGCTGAAGGCCTCTGCAGAGCTGCTGGGGAAGGGAAGCGTGGGGAGCACGTACAAGGTAGTGATGGAGGGCGGCGGTGTGGTGGCGGTGAAGAGAGTCAGAGAAGGGTTGAAAAGGAGGGAGATTGATGGATTGATGAAAGAAATTGGTGGGTTGAGGCATCGTAATATTGTGAGCCTCAGAGCATACTACTTTTCCAGAGATGAGTTGCTTTTGGTCTATGATTTTCTACCCAATGGAAGCTTGCATTCTCTCTTGCACG GGAATCGAGGACCAGGAAGGACCCCATTAGATTGGACCACAAGGTTGAAGCTGGCCTCAGGTGCTGCCAGAGGGCTAGCTTTCCTCCATGGCTGCAACAAATCCAAGCTCACCCATGGACACCTCACATCATCCAATATCATAGTTGACACCTCCGGCAATGCCTGCATTGCAGACATTGGTCTCCACCACTTCCTGCCTGCTCAGTCTTCATCATCAGACAACGCCTACACGCCACCAGAATTGGCGGTCAACCACCACCATGCCAAACTATCACAGAAAGCCGACGTCTACAGCTTTGGGGTTGTGCTGTTGGAGATTCTGACAGGGAAGATGGTGGTGGGGGAAGGGGAAACGAGCTTGGCGAAGTGGGTTGAGATGAGGCAGGAGGAGGAGTGGACATGGGAGGTGTTTGATTTTGAGCTGTGGAGGTATAAAGAGATGGAGCAGGAGATGAAGGCGCTTCTGCAGATTGCATTGCTGTGCTTGGCCCCTCTGCCTAGAGACCGCCCAAAGATGAGTATGATGCATAAGATGATAGAAGATATTAGAATGAAGGGTGGGCAGAAAGATGGGGTGGTTCATTCTCCTTTGTCTTCTGGGTATTCTTCTCAATCAGAAAGCACCCCCAACTTCACTAGCAGCTGA